The sequence ATATTCCTTCCAATTGCTCCTTCAGCTCGAAATACTTACTAAAAAAATCTATATTCTCATCTGAATCAAAAACTACCAAGACATCAATATCACTATTTGGCGAAAAATTATGAGTTAGAGCAGAACCAAAAAGGCCAAGTCTTTTTACAGGGAGTTTTCGGCAAATATTTTCAATCTTCGGTTTGAGTTTTGCTAAATCAATCATAAGAATAGTATCTCTTATTGCTTCAATTTATTCAATCATTTTAATTGCCTAATGCGGCAGTTAAGCCGTAGCCCCGAAGGGGCGTATCGGTCTTGAACTCATGGTTCTCCCGAAGCGGAGCGAGGGAAACAGGAGTTCACGGCTTAACGTAAAGTTGAGGGGCGCGCCGCTTTTGGCGCG is a genomic window of Nitrospirota bacterium containing:
- a CDS encoding nucleotidyltransferase domain-containing protein yields the protein MIDLAKLKPKIENICRKLPVKRLGLFGSALTHNFSPNSDIDVLVVFDSDENIDFFSKYFELKEQLEGIFNREIDLVVDKPFRNPIFRKSVEKTRTVIYER